A portion of the Pirellulales bacterium genome contains these proteins:
- a CDS encoding 3-hydroxyacyl-ACP dehydratase FabZ family protein yields the protein MNKSLAEIYAAIPHRPPFLLVDEIVSRDGGRIVCRKHFSGDEWFFAGHYPDEPVVPGVLLCEAALQAGAILLGGTTQTQRADDPSERTPPDCNASLAMPVVTRMNEVRFKQMVRPGDTIELEVQLREQLADAFFFDAKVTCNGKLAARLEFACMLVAKSEAPP from the coding sequence ATGAATAAGAGTCTGGCTGAAATTTACGCTGCAATTCCGCATCGGCCGCCCTTTTTGCTGGTGGACGAAATTGTTTCTCGCGATGGCGGCAGAATTGTTTGCCGCAAGCATTTCTCCGGCGACGAATGGTTTTTCGCCGGGCACTATCCCGACGAGCCGGTCGTGCCGGGGGTGCTATTGTGCGAAGCCGCGCTACAGGCCGGAGCGATTTTACTGGGCGGAACAACGCAAACGCAGCGCGCAGATGATCCCTCGGAGCGCACGCCGCCAGATTGCAACGCTTCGCTAGCGATGCCCGTTGTCACAAGGATGAATGAAGTGCGGTTCAAACAAATGGTTCGGCCGGGCGATACCATCGAGCTAGAAGTGCAATTGCGCGAGCAGTTGGCCGACGCGTTCTTCTTCGATGCCAAAGTAACGTGCAACGGAAAGCTGGCCGCCCGATTGGAATTTGCATGCATGCTGGTGGCGAAAAGTGAGGCGCCGCCATGA